Proteins encoded together in one Lathyrus oleraceus cultivar Zhongwan6 chromosome 5, CAAS_Psat_ZW6_1.0, whole genome shotgun sequence window:
- the LOC127083177 gene encoding uncharacterized protein LOC127083177, translating into MASENETLKSPLYGELGGRSKSRKNKGPKKPPQRGLGVEQLERMRAQEAFKKMAEASGVFHIDHHNQQQHHQQQQQQQVLLRYGALSSNVPFQFPQQQMMINENNNNSTNVGASAFGPYKNGFGVGTCSNVASGWFLPNNQHNNKAINHFGSGSSLLRNPLEPSKDLSSMQNLNSQCFDLCLKKTRMNEEENVMRDSIWSNHVHDFHNKLLFKHDESVEVVAVHRRGNSSSGNSRVFMEYEFFPRKDERGTVFKEQEFPTIDFGFGEASSSSSITVNTTTYGGDSSNAYDSIDLSLKL; encoded by the exons ATGGCTTCTGAAAATGAAACACTGAAATCACCCCTTTACGGTGAACTTGGTGGAAGAAGCAAAAGTAGAAAAAACAAAGGTCCAAAGAAACCACCTCAGAGAGGCTTAGGTGTTGAACAGTTAGAGAGAATGAGAGCTCAAGAAGCATTCAAAAAAATGGCTGAAGCTTCTGGAGTATTCCACATTGATCACCATAaccaacaacaacatcatcaacaacaacaacaacaacaagttcTTTTGAGGTATGGTGCATTATCATCAAATGTTCCATTTCAGTTTCCTCAACAACAAATGATGATCAACGAAAACAACAACAATAGTACTAATGTTGGTGCTTCGGCTTTTGGTCCTTATAAAAACGGGTTTGGTGTTGGAACATGTTCTAACGTTGCTTCAGGTTGGTTTTTACCTAATAATCAACATAACAACAAAGCAATAAATCATTTTGGATCTGGATCGTCACTTCTAAGAAACCCTCTTGAGCCTTCTAAAGATCTCTCTTCAATGCAAAATCTCAATTCCCAATGCTTTGATCTTTGCCTCAAG AAAACACGTATGAATGAAGAAGAAAATGTAATGAGAGATTCAATATGGTCAAATCATGTTCATGATTTCCATAACAAACTATTATTCAAACACGATGAG AGTGTTGAGGTTGTTGCTGTACATAGAAGAGGAAATTCTTCATCAGGAAACAGCAGAGTTTTCATGGAATATGAGTTTTTTCCTAGAAAAGATGAAAGAGGCACAGTTTTCAAGGAACAAGAATTTCCAACCATTGATTTTGGGTTTGGTGAAGCTTCTTCTTCATCATCTATCACTGTTAATACTACAACCTATGGTGGAGATTcttcaaatgcttatgattccaTTGATTTATCTTTGAAGCTTTGA